One segment of Synechococcus sp. A15-24 DNA contains the following:
- a CDS encoding UDP-glucuronic acid decarboxylase family protein encodes MNLVTGGAGFVGSHLVDRLMHAGQEVICLDNYFTGRKGNITQWIGHPRFELIRHDVTDPIRLECDRIWHLACPASPIHYQFNPIKTAKTSFLGTYNMLGLARRVGARLLLASTSEVYGDPEVHPQPESYRGCVNTIGIRSCYDEGKRIAETLCFDYQRMHDVEIRVMRIFNTYGPRMLPDDGRVVSNFIVQALKGEPLTLYGDGSQTRSFCFVDDLVEGMIRLMNGSHTGPMNIGNPGEFTIRQLAELVRARIHPDLPLIEKPLPADDPLQRQPVIDLAQRELGWSPTVSLENGLIPTIEWFRKVLDLQATQTESVRA; translated from the coding sequence ATCAATCTGGTGACTGGAGGGGCTGGTTTTGTCGGCTCCCATCTGGTTGATCGCCTGATGCATGCCGGGCAGGAGGTGATCTGTCTTGATAACTACTTCACGGGACGCAAAGGCAATATCACCCAGTGGATCGGTCATCCCAGGTTTGAGCTGATCCGGCATGACGTTACCGATCCGATTCGGCTCGAATGTGATCGCATCTGGCATTTGGCCTGCCCGGCATCACCGATTCACTATCAGTTCAATCCGATCAAGACCGCCAAGACAAGCTTTCTAGGCACTTACAACATGCTGGGTTTGGCTCGCCGTGTGGGTGCTCGGCTTCTCCTTGCTAGCACGAGTGAGGTGTATGGCGACCCGGAGGTGCATCCACAACCGGAGAGTTACCGCGGTTGTGTCAACACCATTGGAATTCGCAGTTGCTACGACGAGGGCAAGCGCATCGCTGAAACCCTCTGTTTTGACTACCAGAGGATGCACGATGTGGAAATCCGTGTCATGCGGATTTTCAACACCTATGGCCCACGGATGCTTCCCGATGATGGTCGTGTCGTGAGCAACTTCATTGTTCAGGCGCTCAAGGGTGAGCCACTGACCTTGTATGGCGATGGTTCGCAGACCCGCTCCTTCTGCTTCGTCGATGACCTTGTGGAGGGAATGATTCGCTTGATGAATGGGTCTCACACCGGCCCGATGAACATCGGCAACCCCGGTGAATTCACCATTCGGCAACTGGCCGAGCTTGTACGAGCTCGCATCCATCCAGACCTTCCACTGATCGAGAAACCTCTGCCCGCTGATGATCCACTGCAGCGACAGCCCGTGATTGATCTGGCGCAGCGGGAACTCGGTTGGAGCCCGACCGTTTCATTGGAAAACGGTCTGATCCCAACGATCGAATGGTTCCGTAAGGTCCTCGACCTACAGGCCACACAAACCGAGAGTGTCCGGGCATGA
- a CDS encoding nucleotide sugar dehydrogenase → MTVQRICCMGAGYVGGPTMAVIADRCPEVQVTVVDLNEQRIAAWNDADLSRLPVYEPGLDAVVARARGRNLSFSTAVEATVAAADLVFISVNTPTKTKGLGAGQASDLRWVEACARTVAQAATGHTIVVEKSTLPVRTAAAIKTILEAAQADDQQRSFTVLSNPEFLAEGTAIRDLEAPDRVLIGGDDTASIEALAAVYSHWVPEQQILRTNLWSSELSKLTANAFLAQRISSINSVAALCEATGADVREVARAIGTDSRIGPKFLNAGPGFGGSCFQKDILNLVYLCRHFGLPEVADYWESVVALNTWQQHRIAQLVVQKLFGTVTGKRLAILGFAFKADTNDTREAPAIRICGDLLEEGAQLAIHDPKVEPAQMARDLKQEAAAAADALSGTGSWALAESVEEAVSGADAVLILTEWNDYRQLNWSELAGRMRKPAWLFDARAVADPEAVRAAGLTLWRVGDGEG, encoded by the coding sequence ATGACCGTTCAACGCATCTGTTGCATGGGTGCCGGCTATGTCGGCGGGCCAACCATGGCGGTGATTGCTGATCGCTGCCCTGAGGTGCAGGTCACGGTTGTTGATCTGAATGAACAACGCATTGCTGCCTGGAACGATGCGGACCTGAGTCGCTTGCCCGTTTATGAGCCAGGGTTGGATGCTGTGGTGGCCCGTGCCCGGGGCCGAAACCTCAGCTTTTCAACAGCGGTGGAAGCGACCGTCGCGGCGGCGGACTTGGTGTTCATCTCTGTGAACACGCCGACGAAAACGAAGGGACTGGGGGCGGGACAGGCCAGTGACCTGCGCTGGGTGGAGGCCTGTGCTCGCACGGTGGCCCAGGCAGCCACCGGCCACACGATCGTGGTGGAGAAAAGCACTCTGCCGGTGCGCACCGCCGCAGCGATCAAGACGATCCTCGAGGCCGCCCAGGCGGATGATCAGCAGCGCAGCTTCACGGTGCTCTCCAACCCTGAATTCCTGGCGGAGGGCACAGCGATCCGGGATCTTGAGGCACCCGACCGGGTGCTGATCGGAGGCGACGACACGGCATCGATCGAGGCGCTGGCGGCGGTCTACAGCCATTGGGTGCCGGAGCAGCAGATCCTGCGCACCAACCTCTGGAGCAGTGAGCTCTCCAAGCTCACGGCCAATGCGTTTCTGGCGCAGCGGATCAGTTCGATCAACTCCGTGGCGGCACTCTGCGAGGCCACCGGCGCCGATGTGCGGGAGGTGGCCCGGGCGATCGGCACCGACAGCCGCATCGGCCCGAAGTTTCTCAATGCAGGACCCGGCTTCGGCGGCAGCTGCTTCCAGAAGGACATCCTCAACCTCGTCTATCTCTGCCGTCATTTCGGCTTGCCGGAGGTGGCCGACTACTGGGAATCGGTGGTGGCGTTGAACACCTGGCAGCAGCACCGGATCGCACAGCTGGTAGTGCAGAAGCTGTTCGGCACGGTGACCGGCAAGCGCTTGGCCATTCTTGGGTTTGCCTTCAAGGCCGACACCAATGACACCCGCGAGGCGCCGGCGATTCGCATCTGCGGCGATCTGCTGGAGGAGGGGGCACAGCTGGCCATCCACGATCCCAAGGTGGAGCCAGCCCAGATGGCCCGTGACCTGAAGCAGGAGGCGGCAGCGGCGGCGGATGCCCTTAGCGGAACCGGCAGCTGGGCCCTGGCTGAGTCCGTTGAGGAGGCCGTCAGTGGTGCGGATGCGGTGCTGATCCTGACGGAATGGAACGACTACAGGCAGTTGAACTGGTCTGAATTGGCGGGACGGATGCGCAAACCGGCCTGGCTGTTTGATGCCCGGGCGGTGGCGGATCCGGAGGCGGTGCGGGCGGCAGGCTTGACCCTGTGGCGGGTCGGGGACGGCGAAGGCTGA